The sequence CGGCACTGTCGAGCTGCCCCAGGGCATTCACTTCTGCATGCCCTTCGCCCGCCCACTGATGCCAGCCCTCGGCCAGCACCTGGTCATCACGGGCAATCACACAACCCACTCTGGGGTTGGGACTGGTGGAATAGCGACCACGGCGCGCCAGTTGCAGCGCGCGCGCCATAGCCTGCTGATCAAAGAGAGAGCTCATGCCAACGGAAGCTACTTGAGCTTGTCCAGCGACACCCCGCCGGGCTCGGCAGACAGGCGATCAATCTCGGCACGGAATTCATCGAGATCCTGAAAACTGCGGTACACGCTGGCGAAGCGCACATAGGCCACATGATCCAGCGCCTTGAGCGCCTCCATCACCTGCTCGCCGACATCGCGACTGTGCACCTCGCGCTCGCCGGTCGCCTGCAAGCGGCGCTTCAGTTCGGAGATCTCTGTCTCCACACGTTCAACACTGACCGGCCGTTTTTCCAGCGCTTTCAACACCCCGGAGCGCAACTTTTCTTCATCGAACGGTTCGCGAGAGCCATCGGTTTTAATCACCTTCGGCATCAGCAGCTCGGCACTTTCGTAGGTCGTGAAGCGCTCGCTGCAGGACAAACACTCACGCCGCCGCCGCACCTGACCGCCCTCGGCGACGAGTCGCGAGTCGATCACTTTGGTGTCGTCGAAGTTACAAAATGGGCAGCGCACGGTTCAAGCCCTCCGGAAAACGCGCGATTTTATCACCTCGGCCCACACAGGAACAGCACTGCCAAAGGCGGGGAGCGCGAACACAAATGTCGAAAAGGCGAAATAGTTGCGCTTGCGAAACCGCAACAGCCGGTTAGAATCTTTGAAATTAAAGTAGATATATAAATTGCATAAGGTACTGACGCGTGAGCTTTACAAAACCGGCAAGAGGCCTCAGTGCCGTCCTCGTTTGTTTTCTCGGCTTTCACTACTCCGCCACCGCACAGGATGCCTTTGGCGACGACGCCTTCAGTGACTTCGCGGGCTCGCTGAGCGCGGAGTTTGCCGAGTTCGAACAATCGCAGGCCGATGAATGGAACAGCTTCGTCAACGAGATCCGCGCCGAGCAGGATGCGTTCATCGCCGAACTGGAGAGCATGTGGGGCTCGGAGACCGAGAGCAGTGACCGCAGCAAATGGGTGGAGTATGCGCGAGACCGCCGGGTAAAGCGCACCGTCGACTTTGAGAATAACCAGATTCGCATCGCCGTCATGGGGCAGCCGTCTCCCGACGAGATGAATCGCATTATCAGCGAGCAATTGCAGGGCGCGCTGGAAACCACGACCGAGCAAGCCAATCAGGAATACCCGATTGTGGCCCGCATGCAGGAAACCGCGACCAGCAAGCCGCTGCCTCCGGTTCCCGTGGTCGCCGAGCTGCGCGAGCTTGTCGGTGAAAAAGACAACCGCAAAGCGGCTGCCGCACTGGCCAGCAAGGCAAAAATCAGCGAAGTTGAAATCAAACCCGCTCCGCAGAAAAAAGCAGCTAAGCCTGCGGCAAGCAAGCCGGTCGTTGCCAGTAACAGCAGCAAACCTGCCTCCACAGCAAAAGCAGCAAATACGACGCCCACAAAAGCCAAAGCCACTGTTGCTGTCATCGACCTGTCTGATAGCTGGCCGGTGCGCCGCGCCCGGAAATACAGCGGCTCTGTCACGCAATTTGCCGACAAGATGGATATTCCGCGCCCGCTGGCTTACGCCATCATGTACACCGAGAGCAGCTTCAATCCGGTAGCGGTATCACCGATCCCCGCTTACGGACTGATGCAGATCGTACCGGGCAGTGCAGGGCGCGATGTGACCAAAATGCACTTTGGCAAAGAACAACTGCTGTCACCGGAGTACCTGTTTACCGCCGACAAGAATATCGAGGTTGGCATCGGCTACCTGAACATTCTCGACAAGCGCTACCTACGCAAGATCAAGGACCCGCTGAGCCGGAAATACTGCACGATCGCGGCTTACAACACCGGCGCCGGCAATGTCGCCAAAGCCTTTACCGGCAAGCTCAATATTTCCCGCGCCGCCGTGGTTATCAACAATATGAGCCCACAGGACGTGTTTATTACACTGGAAACCAAGCTGCCCTATGATGAGACCCGCAAGTACATCAAGAAAGTGACTGCGGCAGAAAAACACTTCCTGAGCCTGTAATCGTGGATAAAGTTGAGCTTCACAATCAAAAAGTCAGCGCCATTGCCAATCGCCTGCCTACCTGGCTGGTGTCGCTGGTATTGCTGTTTGTCGGCCTGGGCAATTTCACCGACTCCATTGAGCTGATCAAAAACCTCTACGAATCCGTATCGAGCAAATTCAGCAATAACGTGGAGTATGAGCGCACCAGCCACGTGCGGGCCGGCCTCAATATTGCTTACATCCAAGACTATATTGGTGAGCCCCAGTTGCTAAAGGAACTGGGCGATGGTCTGCAGGTTCGCCACTATATCGACGACAAGTACCTCATCTCTCTGTATACCGAGGGCGAGCGGGTAAGCGCCTACCTGGTCTTTGCCAGACAGGACCACTTTCAGCCAGATATGCAAGGCATGAAGGAACGCACCCTGGGCGAGGATTCCTTGTTCCAGCTGCGCCAGAATACCGACCGGGTCGCCTTTGAGTACTCGCGCAATATCGCCTACTTCATTGAAAGTCAGCAGGTGAATTTTGGCGGCGGCTACCTCACGCAGAGCTATCTGGGCTGGGTAAATTACGCAGCACAATTTGGTCCTGCGCCCGACGCCAGCCTGGAGGCGTTGTATGACGCCGAAGTCATGGGTGAAAACAGCGCGGGCAAGCTGACCACCGCCCGGGAACGCATCCTGCCGAACGCCTTTGGCTACGGCGAACTGAGTATTGAAGACATTCAGCGCGGCCTGTTGACCAGTGCCGAACTGCAGTTTTTCGATTAAGACGTATCTGTACAGCAAGGATAACAATGGATGAGGCAAGTCCTAACGAGAATAACAAGCTGCTTTCTGCCCATCGCTATTACCGCCTGTGTCAGCAATAGTCCGAAGCCTGACACCAACCTCAGCCAACAGCTGAATGACCCCTCCGCAGCCTTGGCAAGCGCCGCGGCCTATGACGACCAGGACATGCTGTCGGTGCTCACCCATGCCAGCCTGCGACGCCTCGCGGGCGACTACCGCGGCAGCAACACCGCACTCGACCGCGCTTACAGCCTCAATGACGAGCTCTATACCCAGAGCCTGAGCGAACTGTCAGCCGCCAGCCTGCTTAACCCCGGCGCCGCCCCCTACCGTCCCAACCGATTGGAAGTGGGTTTTGTCAGCTATATGAAAGCGCTTAACCATTTGGACATGACCCAAGGTAACAACGCCCTGCAACAGCGCGAAGCCGCCGCTGTCGAAATGCGTCGCCTCGATATTCTTCAAGGGGAGTCGCGCTATCTCCGAGAGATGGGCGACAACAGTGACCGCTATGACGAGCTGGCCCAGTTCGTCGTCGCCCTGTTCAGTGAGCGCAGCAAGAACGCCCTGAGCGAAGGCCTGATCGACATTCAAGCGCCTTGGCTCTACGCCCTGTCGGCTATCATTTACGAAGCCAACAACGATCTGGACAGTGCCCAACTCGCCTATCGCCGTGCGCTGGCGATGTTACCTGAAGGCGAGACGACCGACGTCCAGCACAATCTCAGACAGCTTATCCTCGACAACGGCCACCGCTGCCTGAGCGCGCTCGGCTACGAGCAGCAAGCCATCGCCGAATCGCCGTTTGCCGCAGGCGGGGCCGACTCGATGACTGACGGCCGCTGGCTGATCGAGCACGACGGAGTGCTGCCCGCCAAGGCGCCGCTCGAAATGCTGCTGACCGCCGACAGTGTGGCTCAGCGATTGATCCTGCGCCCGATGATTCGCGGCAGTGAAGCGGAAAAAGCCGCGCAACGCCGACTGTTCGCCGAGCTGTCGCTACACTACGACAGCCCCTACAAAGACGCCATCGTAATAGAACTGGGCGACAACTGGAGCGCTGCCGACAGCCTGGGGCTCACCGCTACCATTGGCGGCGGCGTCCGTATCTTCATCGATTACCTTGCGGATGATGCCGCCGAGCAGCCCACAACACTGCAGACCGTCAGCGGCCAGCAGCTGCCGCTTACCACCATCGCCGATATCGCCGGGGATCTGCGCCGCTACGAGGCGCTCACTCTCCAGTACCGCTTTGAAGAAGCCCTGCTACGCGAACTGAGTAAATCGGCAGGTTATAAATCCATGACCGGCGGCATCAGTCTGCCGTTCTCATTGGGCGGCGCGCTGGCGACCTTTTCAGCGGCGGCGGACCTTCGGCAATGGCAATTGCTGCCCGCACGCATCCGCGTATCAAGGATTCCCGAGGCTGCACTCGGCGACGGCGAACTGGAGCTGATCAGTGGCACTGATCGGCAGCGCCTGACGGTCACAAGCGATCAGGCCGTACTGACCCACCATCAATACTGAGTACCGCTATGAAGACGTTTCTGAAAAGCCTGCTTGCCGCGATTGCCGTTTTGACCATGACTGCCTGCGCCAGTAACTCGGTACAGCGGGTCGACGGTGGCGAGCAGCCACAGTTGACCGACCGCTGGAACGCCAGCGATTCACAGAGTGTTGCCGAAGCGCTGATTCCCGACATGCTGAGCTTTCCCTGGGCCAAACCCGGCGCCGACGGGGAGCTGCCGGTGATTGCAATTCAGCACATCAGCAACCGCTCTCACGAGCAGATTCCCGTGGAGACCTTTATCAACTCCATCAAGCGCGAACTGCTGCGCAGTGGCAAAGCCGAGTTTGTGGTGACCGGCGCGGAGCGCGAGCGAATTCGCGACGAGAAGATGGACCAGGAAATGTTTGCGAGCATGGACAGCGCAGTGGAAATGGGCGAAGAGACCGCCGCCACTTTTGCGCTCAGTGGCGTGATTACCTCGCTGGTGGATCAGCTTGAGGGCAAGCGCACCACCACCTATCAGGTCGACCTGAAACTCATTGACCTGCGCAGCAACCGCGAAGTCTGGAACGGTCAAAAACAAATCCACAAGTACAGTGAGCGCGCGAGGTTCGGCCTGTGAAGCTGCCCCGCCTGCTGCGTAATACCGCTACGCTCCTGATACTGCTTCCCGTCCTGGCGGCCCAGGCGGCCACCCCGGACTGGGTACAAACCCCGCCGCAACGTCCCGGCTTCGTATTCGGGGTCGGCGCCGCCGATCTGTCACTGGGGTACGCCGAAGCCAGCGAAGCCGCCAAGCTGTCCGCCCGCAATGAAATTGCCAGCACCCTCAAACTGCAAGTGGGCTCCGAGCTGACACTGAACAATGTGTCAGACGAAACGGGCAGCCGCAGCACCTTCAACAACAATATCCGTATCCGCGTGCCCGATATTGCGCTGTCGGATATCCGCATTGTTGAAAGCCGGGAAGTGACCGAGCACAACACGCTTTACAGCCTGGCAGAGCTTGACCTCAACGCCGCCGCCAGCCGCGTGGCACAGGAAATTCGCACACTGCTGGCAGGCGCCCCACGTACCCGCGTCAGTGGCGACCTGTCCAGTCAGCTTCGACAGCATTACCAAAGCATGCTGAATGAGCTGCAGTACACATCGCTGTTGCAGCAGTACCGACTGCTGGGCGGCAAACAAACGTTCGACGACAGCGCAATCAAGCAGCGTGCCGAGCAGGGCGCACAGTTCTTCGAGCAACTACTGATCCAGCTCGACGCCCGTGACGAACTCAGCACCGGCATCGCCAGCAACATTGCCGCAGAACTCGCCCGTCGCGGCCTGCGCACCAGCGCCTCAGGCGACAAGGCCAGCCTGCGGTTGCAGCTGCAAAGCAGCTCCAGGCAGATGGCTCGCAACAACGCGTTTTACTGCAACATCAAAACCAATGCCACGCTCAGTACTCAAGGTCAGACACTGAGCGCCAGCAGCCGGTCCGCCAAGTCGGTATCGGGAGACAGCGACCTCGCCTGCCAGAAGGCCGGTGAGAAAGTCGCGGCACTTATCAGCAGGGAGCTAATGGAGAATTTCTGGAAAACACTAAACTCGCCGCAACCAAAACAAAATTAATGCGGCTAAAACTACACAGAGGGTAGATAGAGATGGACAAACGTGTCACGGCAGCAGCTCTGCTGACTGCCAGCCTCACCGCCGGGAATGCGCTTGCGCAAGATGGCGATCAACGAGCCAGTTTCGGTGACGAAACCGGCTACAACTATGTGGGCGGCTTCTCGGTGGGCTATAAATACCTGGAGCTCGAAGCCGATACTATTCGCGACGCCTACGTAAAAACCATCGGTCTGAACATTCTTCAGTTCGAGTGGTTCCCGGAGCAGGCCACCTGGATGCAAAACATCAGTTGGATGGCGGCGATCCGCCCCCGCCTGAGCTACGAACTGACGCCCGGCGACAGTGCCGAGCAGGATGAAATTGCGCAGGCTTCTGACTCAGAGAAAGAAGGCTGGACACGCTTTATCGCCGATCTGAGCATCGACCCCGTGCAGCTCTTCGGCGGTGAAAAGTCTGTCCACCGCATCGACATCAACTACGATGTGCAAACCTTCTTGATCACGGTGCAGGCGACCCGTGATTACTTCTACATTGAGGATAACGACGCCAAGCTGCTGACCGCTGGTGACAAAATCGACGTGAATACCACCTTCACTGAAGCCACTGTCGGTTATGCAATGGAAGAGCATGACGTAAGGTTCGGCGTTGGACTCTTCTCCGTCGACTACGAGAAGCCGGTGTCCAGCGACGTCTCCACACCGATTGAGTCGATCTACAAAGGCAGCTTTGAAGCGACCGGCCTCTATCTCGGTGGCTCAGTGCGCTTCTTCGATAGCCTGGACGTCAGCCTGCGCTACGACTTTACCTTTGATGCCGAAGCCACCGTCGACGGCGGCACCTCGCTGACCCGCGACGAGTTCGGTATTGAAGACAGCATCGAGTACGAATCCTACACCCTCGATGTGGTTTACGACCTGCGTAAAACCTCGATGAAGCTGCCACTGGAAGTCCGCTTCAATTACACCCAGCGCCAGTTCGACGCCTTTGTTGAAGGCTCAACGCTCAACGATGACCGCTTGTTCGGCATTTCGTTGATCGGCAGCTTCACGCTTTAAGAGGACCCAGTCATGAAGAACCTGAAACTACTGACCGCCGCGTCGCTGGCCCTCGGCCTCAGCCTGCAAGGCTGTGTTTTCGACGAATCCGGCACTGAATATAAAGAACCGAGTGCGAATACCGAGCCGGTTATCAACCTGAACTACGACTCGCAGCTCCCCCTGAACACCTACCTCAGCTTCGAGGACAACAGCGCGGACATCGCCGTCCAGTTCGGCAGCCAGACCTTCCGCTTTCCAGACCGCTCTGAAATGCGACTGCGCGGCTTTGGCGGTTTCGAGACCGACCGCGTCTGGAAGACCTCAGTCGTAGAAGATTCCCGCGGCATTAAAACGCTGCGCCTGGGCTACTACGTGGTATCGCCAGACAGCAATGATATTAGCGCGCCGATCTTCCACAACTTTGCCAAAGACAGCCGCGGCAATATCTACCTGACGGAAACCGCCGAGCAGCTCAAATCTGACCTCGGTGTGGCCCCCTTCCGGCAGCCCCAGCCTGCACTGCTGTTTCCCGCCAACGTTGAGGTCGGCGACAGCTGGGTAGCCGGCCCCACGATCGTACCGCTGTTCTATAACTTCAGCTCGGGCACCGGCTGGACCGCGACGCTGATCGACGACAATGCCACCGCTCCCATCAGCGGCGAGCAAAACTGTATTGTCATCAAGTACTACGGCGAGCGCTTTTCCTACTACCTGTACCTGAAAGATGGCCTTGGTGTCGTTGAGTGGGTGAATAGCTGGGAAGAAGACCCCAATGGCAAGGTGCTGCCCACCGATGGCTGGGCGCGCAGCGATAAAGGCAATGGCAGCACTGACATTGACTACACCGATTACGGCTGGTCTTTCGACGACAGTAATCCGGTTGGTGCCGTGCTCTATTCTATCGGTTTGAAAGTGGTCGAGAACGAAGAGGCCAATGCCGATGCGAGCGACAGCTCACCGATCAATGATTCCGGCTTCGATTTTACCCGGGTTATCGAGACTACTGCGCCCGCATCAAACACCTACCCGGCACTGCTGGATCTGCGGCTTCCGGATGAGCGTGGCGAAGAGTTCATCAACTTTGCCGACAGCAAATGGGACAGCACAACGGGTAAATACTACCGGCCGCTGATCCGCATCAGCTTCCAAGGCAACACCTATATTGCCGATGAGAGCAACGGCAACTTTGAAGTGGAGAAGCTCTATAACCAGCCCTTTGGCCCCGCTCGCCTGGCGTTTCTGGGTCGCGGTACGCTGGTGAATGAGGCTGACCCTGCGGACAGCATGAAGTTTGTTGGCCTGATGGAAGGCAATTACGTGAATGCTGGCCCCGACGGCCTGACGTCAGACTTTGCGATTTTCGGCCTCGGACCGGACCGTCGCCTGCCCGCCGCCAAACCGGGCAGCACCTATCGCATTTATATTTCCTACGCCAATCTTAACGAGCCGTTACGAGAGCTGCTGGAAATGGATCAGGCGAGTATTGATGAATTCGGTCTGGACGAGTCTGAACTCGGCTATACCAGCATCTGTTACGGCAACCGCACCAGCGAAAATGGCCCCTGTAACAGCATCAATGTCAGCTTCGAGATCCAGGTACCGGATGTTGAAGGCGAACTGGGCTTCCGCATCGGCGGCATCGACAGCAACGATGAGCTCAAGTCTGCCAGTCAGTTGTTCTATCTGCCGGTCAGCAAAGATGCCGGTGGCAAAGGAGCACTTACCGCGCGCTTGTACGACCAGTTCAGCGACGTGATTCGCGGCGCTCGGGATGCCAATGGCGAATTCAACACCGGTATTCTTAATGCCCTGTCTTCGGTGGCCCCCAACAGCAACATCGTCAAATACAGCTATGATTTTGGTGATGGCGAAAGCGTTGACGACGGTATCCCGCTGGGTGTCTACACCTACACCCAAGACGGTGAATACCAGCTCAAGCTGACTGTTACCGACGACCAGGGCAATACTGCCACCGCTTCTCGCAAAGTCATTATCAGCGACACCGGCAAGGTGATTATTCGCAACATTGCCAATGACTTCGGTAGCGGCGCCTTCACCATCGGCATCGACAATCTCGACGAGCCAGACGGCTACTACGACTACTACAAATTCGTCATTCTCGACAAAGGCGAGGATGAAGTCTTCGAAGTACCGGGTGGCGTGAACTACGAGATCGATATTATCGATAACGGCGAAGTCGTGTTCACCGAAGAGCGTTTTGTCGGTAATGCAGAAGAGGAAATCGTGGAAGTGGACCTGGACCAGGATTGAGGACAGGATAAACCCGCCACAAAAAAGCCCGCCAATTGGCGGGCTTTTTCTTTTTCTGGCCACCGGCATCGTGGCCAGTTGATCGCAAAAGGTCGGCTCAGCCGCCCAGCTCGCGATTCAGGTCTTTCTGCGCTTCAGCGCCTTTAAACTCCTGCAACAGCACCTCGCGCACATCTGGCTGCACGCTGCGCTGACTGGCATCGAGCATATTGTCGAACAGCGAAAGCGTTTTTTCGCGGCCCATGGTCAGCAGCACGCAGAGGTTTTTGTTGCCATCGATCTCGACAAAGTCCACACGCTCAGGACGCGTGCCGATCAGCGTCTGCTGAGTCAGCTGCTTGGACACAGAAGAGAACGTAGAACCGCTGGAGACGCCGCTGGACACATCCGTACGCTCACGAAACACTTTATCCAGTGCTGCTACTTTGGTTTCCAACTGCTGAGCCAGGTCGGTGCGGGCATTGGCAATCGCCAACTGACGATCGATCGACATATTGCCGGAATATGGCACGCATTGAGCGCTGGCAAAACCGTCTTCGATGTAGGGGTTAAGTACCCAGGCAGGCAGGCCCGATGCGCTCTGCTGCTCACTGGCCATTTGCTCACCGCCGCTGCTGGCACAGCCGGCCAACAGTACGGCACAACCCAGTCCAAATAATTTCTTTTTCATTCAGCACTCCAGGTATCACTTATTTACCGATGTCTCGATTTCGGCAGCCTCAGCCACCCTCTCTTTTTTATCTACACCTCTTGTTATACCTGCTCATTATGCATCGCAAAACGCCGGAGGGGGCGATTTGGGAAAAGTACCGATAGCAACACTCTAAATTTGAGTCATCAGGCATAAAAAAGCCGGGCAGTGCCCGGCTTTTTCTTCACACGGCCAACGGCCTGCTTAGCCGTAAACAGGGAATTTCTTGCACACGTCCAGCACCTTGGCTTTGACTTCCTCGATCTTGGCTGAGGCGTCACCCGCTTCCAGCGCTTCCAGTACGTCGCACATCCAGTTGGCCAGCTCGACACACTCGGCTTCCTTGAAGCCGCGGGTCGTCACTGCCGGCGTACCGACACGCAGACCGCTGGTAATGAAGGGCGAGCGGGGGTCGTTAGGCACCGCGTTCTTGTTCACAGTGATATTGGCCGCACCCAGCGCCGCATCAGCATCTTTACCCGTGTAGGGCTTGCCGATCAGGTCCACCAGCATCAGGTGGTTTTCAGTGCCGCCGGAAACGATGTTAATGCCGCGCTCGATAAAGGTCTTCGCCATAGCCTTGGCATTGGCAACGACCTGCTTCTGGTAGTCGACATAGCCGGGCTCCATCGCCTCTTTGAAGCTGACGGCCTTCGCTGCAATCACGTGCATCAACGGACCACCCTGACCGCCGGGGAATACCGCCGAGTTCAGTTTTTTCTCGATCTCTTCATTGGCCTTGGCAATGATCAGACCGCCGCGGGGGCCGCG comes from Spongiibacter tropicus DSM 19543 and encodes:
- the nrdR gene encoding transcriptional regulator NrdR, coding for MRCPFCNFDDTKVIDSRLVAEGGQVRRRRECLSCSERFTTYESAELLMPKVIKTDGSREPFDEEKLRSGVLKALEKRPVSVERVETEISELKRRLQATGEREVHSRDVGEQVMEALKALDHVAYVRFASVYRSFQDLDEFRAEIDRLSAEPGGVSLDKLK
- a CDS encoding PKD domain-containing protein, which translates into the protein MKNLKLLTAASLALGLSLQGCVFDESGTEYKEPSANTEPVINLNYDSQLPLNTYLSFEDNSADIAVQFGSQTFRFPDRSEMRLRGFGGFETDRVWKTSVVEDSRGIKTLRLGYYVVSPDSNDISAPIFHNFAKDSRGNIYLTETAEQLKSDLGVAPFRQPQPALLFPANVEVGDSWVAGPTIVPLFYNFSSGTGWTATLIDDNATAPISGEQNCIVIKYYGERFSYYLYLKDGLGVVEWVNSWEEDPNGKVLPTDGWARSDKGNGSTDIDYTDYGWSFDDSNPVGAVLYSIGLKVVENEEANADASDSSPINDSGFDFTRVIETTAPASNTYPALLDLRLPDERGEEFINFADSKWDSTTGKYYRPLIRISFQGNTYIADESNGNFEVEKLYNQPFGPARLAFLGRGTLVNEADPADSMKFVGLMEGNYVNAGPDGLTSDFAIFGLGPDRRLPAAKPGSTYRIYISYANLNEPLRELLEMDQASIDEFGLDESELGYTSICYGNRTSENGPCNSINVSFEIQVPDVEGELGFRIGGIDSNDELKSASQLFYLPVSKDAGGKGALTARLYDQFSDVIRGARDANGEFNTGILNALSSVAPNSNIVKYSYDFGDGESVDDGIPLGVYTYTQDGEYQLKLTVTDDQGNTATASRKVIISDTGKVIIRNIANDFGSGAFTIGIDNLDEPDGYYDYYKFVILDKGEDEVFEVPGGVNYEIDIIDNGEVVFTEERFVGNAEEEIVEVDLDQD
- a CDS encoding ETEC_3214 domain-containing protein, which codes for MDKVELHNQKVSAIANRLPTWLVSLVLLFVGLGNFTDSIELIKNLYESVSSKFSNNVEYERTSHVRAGLNIAYIQDYIGEPQLLKELGDGLQVRHYIDDKYLISLYTEGERVSAYLVFARQDHFQPDMQGMKERTLGEDSLFQLRQNTDRVAFEYSRNIAYFIESQQVNFGGGYLTQSYLGWVNYAAQFGPAPDASLEALYDAEVMGENSAGKLTTARERILPNAFGYGELSIEDIQRGLLTSAELQFFD
- a CDS encoding transglycosylase SLT domain-containing protein is translated as MSFTKPARGLSAVLVCFLGFHYSATAQDAFGDDAFSDFAGSLSAEFAEFEQSQADEWNSFVNEIRAEQDAFIAELESMWGSETESSDRSKWVEYARDRRVKRTVDFENNQIRIAVMGQPSPDEMNRIISEQLQGALETTTEQANQEYPIVARMQETATSKPLPPVPVVAELRELVGEKDNRKAAAALASKAKISEVEIKPAPQKKAAKPAASKPVVASNSSKPASTAKAANTTPTKAKATVAVIDLSDSWPVRRARKYSGSVTQFADKMDIPRPLAYAIMYTESSFNPVAVSPIPAYGLMQIVPGSAGRDVTKMHFGKEQLLSPEYLFTADKNIEVGIGYLNILDKRYLRKIKDPLSRKYCTIAAYNTGAGNVAKAFTGKLNISRAAVVINNMSPQDVFITLETKLPYDETRKYIKKVTAAEKHFLSL
- a CDS encoding LPP20 family lipoprotein, translated to MKLPRLLRNTATLLILLPVLAAQAATPDWVQTPPQRPGFVFGVGAADLSLGYAEASEAAKLSARNEIASTLKLQVGSELTLNNVSDETGSRSTFNNNIRIRVPDIALSDIRIVESREVTEHNTLYSLAELDLNAAASRVAQEIRTLLAGAPRTRVSGDLSSQLRQHYQSMLNELQYTSLLQQYRLLGGKQTFDDSAIKQRAEQGAQFFEQLLIQLDARDELSTGIASNIAAELARRGLRTSASGDKASLRLQLQSSSRQMARNNAFYCNIKTNATLSTQGQTLSASSRSAKSVSGDSDLACQKAGEKVAALISRELMENFWKTLNSPQPKQN
- a CDS encoding penicillin-binding protein activator LpoB, which produces MKTFLKSLLAAIAVLTMTACASNSVQRVDGGEQPQLTDRWNASDSQSVAEALIPDMLSFPWAKPGADGELPVIAIQHISNRSHEQIPVETFINSIKRELLRSGKAEFVVTGAERERIRDEKMDQEMFASMDSAVEMGEETAATFALSGVITSLVDQLEGKRTTTYQVDLKLIDLRSNREVWNGQKQIHKYSERARFGL
- a CDS encoding LPP20 family lipoprotein is translated as MKKKLFGLGCAVLLAGCASSGGEQMASEQQSASGLPAWVLNPYIEDGFASAQCVPYSGNMSIDRQLAIANARTDLAQQLETKVAALDKVFRERTDVSSGVSSGSTFSSVSKQLTQQTLIGTRPERVDFVEIDGNKNLCVLLTMGREKTLSLFDNMLDASQRSVQPDVREVLLQEFKGAEAQKDLNRELGG